From a region of the Synechococcus sp. PCC 7502 genome:
- a CDS encoding NAD-dependent malic enzyme, whose amino-acid sequence MQQLTPNPSYSLTIRVQLPHRAGMLASVLTALAEAGGTLGQINLIQQTRKSIIRDVVVNAYSEVHAEELVSVVKDLPEIRFLSVSDRTFDVHHHGKISVHSKVEVNGQDDLAMVYTPGVGRVCMAIAEDVNRAYDLTIKSNMIAIVTDGSAVLGLGNIGPEAALPVMEGKAMLFKKFGNLDAFPICLATQDVEEIVKTVKYLAPGFGGVNLEDISAPRCFEIEKRLQDELNIPVFHDDQHGTAIVVVAAMLNAIKVVGKPIDKIRVVMNGAGASGISVARLLRKAGVANIVMCDSKGCISRDRPNLTTEKLEFASDQPGSLAEVLVGADVFVGLSVPKALTPEMVRTMADQRIVFAMANPIPEIQPELVENDVAVIATGRSDYPNQINNVLAFPGVFRGALDSRVAKITTDMYLEAAKAIASLVSPNDLAPDFIIPSVFDPRVASAVAAAVTQCARDAGLANL is encoded by the coding sequence ATGCAACAACTGACCCCGAATCCTAGTTATAGTCTAACCATCAGAGTACAGTTACCCCATCGGGCGGGCATGTTGGCTTCAGTATTAACGGCATTGGCAGAGGCGGGCGGAACCCTAGGGCAGATTAACTTAATTCAGCAAACCCGTAAAAGTATCATTCGGGATGTGGTCGTGAATGCATACAGTGAAGTTCATGCCGAAGAGTTAGTCAGTGTTGTGAAGGATTTACCTGAGATTAGGTTCCTAAGTGTGAGCGATCGCACCTTTGATGTCCATCACCACGGCAAAATTAGCGTTCATTCCAAAGTTGAAGTCAATGGACAGGATGACTTGGCAATGGTCTATACACCCGGTGTAGGTAGGGTATGTATGGCGATCGCCGAAGATGTGAATCGTGCCTACGACCTGACAATTAAGAGTAATATGATTGCGATTGTTACCGATGGAAGCGCTGTGCTGGGATTAGGTAATATTGGACCTGAAGCCGCCTTGCCTGTGATGGAAGGAAAAGCCATGCTGTTTAAGAAATTTGGTAATTTAGATGCTTTTCCCATTTGCCTTGCCACTCAGGATGTGGAAGAAATCGTGAAAACCGTTAAATATTTAGCTCCGGGCTTTGGTGGTGTAAATTTAGAGGATATTAGCGCGCCTCGATGTTTTGAAATCGAAAAAAGACTCCAAGATGAATTAAATATTCCCGTATTTCATGACGATCAACATGGCACGGCGATCGTGGTGGTGGCAGCAATGCTTAATGCGATTAAGGTAGTGGGTAAACCTATAGATAAAATTAGGGTGGTGATGAATGGGGCGGGTGCCTCTGGAATTTCCGTGGCTCGCCTGTTACGCAAAGCGGGAGTTGCCAATATTGTGATGTGCGATTCTAAGGGCTGTATAAGTCGCGATCGCCCCAATTTGACCACAGAAAAACTAGAATTTGCCAGCGATCAACCCGGAAGTTTAGCCGAGGTGCTAGTCGGAGCCGATGTATTTGTGGGGCTAAGTGTGCCTAAAGCCCTTACGCCCGAAATGGTCAGAACTATGGCAGATCAACGTATTGTCTTTGCGATGGCTAATCCTATTCCTGAAATTCAACCCGAATTAGTGGAAAATGATGTTGCCGTAATTGCCACTGGGCGCAGTGATTATCCCAATCAAATTAATAATGTCCTAGCATTTCCCGGTGTATTTCGGGGAGCATTAGATAGTCGTGTTGCCAAAATCACTACGGATATGTACTTGGAAGCCGCCAAAGCGATCGC